One genomic region from Kiritimatiellia bacterium encodes:
- a CDS encoding enoyl-CoA hydratase-related protein, with protein sequence MKKNNNHARFFKTERISDVICLHFAARSEYVPGMLVEIVNDLKAFLSDKEKSSSNALVFYPPPGIPSPEKFETVLAAYRELHCRDPKYQQDPMARHALEEELIREINATYRLVKGIYSINEFTVAAMSGKTVFSLFGPALACDLRVVAEDFMLINRAPYSQLTPWGALPWFLTRFLGHAKTRALLADEKDISAGQALELGLVDKIVRADQLKETSVSLAQTGALLPRTLKQAMAQVDMPLERYLETEKSLVLSSLG encoded by the coding sequence ATGAAGAAAAACAACAACCATGCCAGGTTTTTCAAAACCGAGCGGATTTCCGATGTAATTTGTCTGCATTTCGCGGCGCGTTCCGAATATGTCCCGGGAATGCTGGTGGAAATAGTGAACGATTTGAAGGCGTTCCTCTCCGATAAGGAAAAAAGCTCCTCAAATGCCCTGGTTTTTTACCCGCCGCCCGGCATACCTTCCCCCGAAAAATTTGAAACAGTCCTGGCCGCTTACCGCGAATTGCATTGCCGCGATCCAAAGTATCAGCAGGACCCCATGGCGCGGCATGCGCTGGAGGAAGAGCTTATCCGCGAGATAAACGCCACATATAGATTGGTCAAAGGCATTTACAGCATCAACGAATTCACGGTCGCGGCCATGTCGGGCAAGACCGTCTTTTCCCTTTTCGGGCCGGCCCTGGCCTGCGACCTGCGGGTGGTTGCCGAAGATTTCATGCTGATCAACCGCGCGCCCTACTCCCAACTGACCCCATGGGGGGCGCTGCCGTGGTTTCTAACGCGCTTCCTCGGACACGCCAAAACCCGGGCGCTGCTTGCCGATGAAAAAGACATCAGCGCGGGCCAGGCGCTTGAACTGGGGCTCGTGGATAAGATCGTCCGCGCGGACCAGCTCAAAGAAACAAGCGTCTCCCTCGCGCAAACCGGCGCCCTGCTGCCGCGGACGCTCAAACAGGCTATGGCGCAAGTGGATATGCCGCTGGAAAGGTATCTGGAAACAGAAAAATCGCTTGTTCTTTCGTCCTTGGGGTAA
- a CDS encoding efflux transporter outer membrane subunit, translating to MNKSMTLMAIILLFAGGCTLMPKYTRPAAPVPGAWPGGSAPAENGGATNASVEIPWRNFYIDANLQKIIELALENNRDLRAAAMLVEKTRAAYRIQRADLLPTINATAYGTRQEVFANIASFEEKVDIEYYSVNLGFSAYELDIFGRVRSLKKSALEQYLATEHARRSLQISLAAEIAGACLNLAADRERLFLAQNTLDSQETSYELIQRRFESGDASELELRQAQTSVDAARIDIARYAGLIALDKNALNLLAGAPVPDELLPDELSAIAFLKDISAGLPSSVIQRRPDILEAESRLKSAHANIGAARAAFFPSVILTGNYGTMDDQLSGLFKSGSSVWNFTPQISVPIFDTGRNLARLDAAKADRNILLAQYEKAIQTAFREVADALARRESLLAQMEAQESLVQATAAAYRISEARYLNGIDSHLAVLDSQRSLYGAQQGLIAVRLARLANLVTLYKVLGGG from the coding sequence ATGAATAAAAGCATGACGCTGATGGCAATCATCCTTCTTTTTGCGGGCGGATGCACCTTGATGCCGAAATATACGAGGCCCGCCGCGCCCGTGCCCGGCGCCTGGCCGGGCGGGTCCGCGCCGGCCGAAAACGGCGGCGCAACCAACGCGTCCGTTGAGATTCCCTGGCGCAATTTTTACATTGACGCAAACCTTCAGAAAATAATTGAGCTGGCCCTGGAAAACAACCGCGACCTGCGCGCGGCCGCCATGCTTGTGGAAAAAACAAGGGCCGCCTACCGCATTCAGCGCGCCGATCTGCTGCCGACCATTAACGCCACGGCCTACGGCACGCGGCAGGAAGTATTTGCCAATATCGCTTCATTTGAAGAAAAGGTGGACATTGAGTATTACAGCGTAAATCTCGGATTCAGCGCCTACGAATTGGATATTTTCGGGCGGGTCCGCAGTCTCAAGAAAAGCGCCCTTGAGCAATACCTTGCCACCGAGCACGCCCGCCGCAGTCTGCAGATATCCCTGGCGGCTGAAATTGCCGGCGCCTGCCTGAATCTTGCCGCCGACCGCGAAAGGCTGTTTCTTGCCCAAAACACCCTGGACAGCCAGGAAACCAGTTATGAGCTTATCCAGCGGAGGTTTGAATCAGGCGACGCATCCGAACTGGAACTGCGCCAGGCCCAGACCAGCGTGGACGCGGCGCGGATTGACATCGCCCGGTACGCCGGCCTGATTGCCCTGGATAAAAACGCCCTCAACCTCCTGGCCGGCGCGCCGGTGCCGGATGAACTTCTGCCCGACGAACTAAGCGCGATCGCTTTCCTGAAGGATATAAGCGCCGGACTGCCCTCTTCCGTCATCCAGCGCCGGCCGGATATTTTGGAGGCCGAGAGCCGGCTCAAGTCCGCCCACGCCAATATCGGCGCGGCGCGGGCCGCATTTTTTCCATCTGTCATCCTGACGGGCAATTACGGCACGATGGATGACCAGTTGTCCGGCCTCTTCAAGAGCGGTTCGTCGGTCTGGAACTTCACGCCGCAAATCAGCGTGCCGATCTTTGACACCGGCCGGAACCTGGCCCGGCTGGACGCGGCCAAAGCCGACCGCAACATATTGCTGGCGCAGTACGAAAAGGCGATTCAGACGGCTTTTCGGGAGGTTGCCGACGCCCTTGCCCGGCGGGAGAGCCTGCTGGCCCAGATGGAAGCCCAGGAATCGCTGGTACAGGCGACCGCCGCCGCTTACCGCATTTCCGAAGCGCGCTATCTGAACGGCATTGACAGCCATCTGGCGGTGCTGGATTCGCAGCGCTCGCTTTACGGCGCGCAACAGGGCCTGATCGCCGTCCGCCTGGCCCGGCTCGCCAATCTGGTAACGCTCTACAAGGTTTTGGGCGGCGGGTGA
- a CDS encoding efflux RND transporter permease subunit codes for FSVLVIFLVLAALYESWTIPFAILLVLPLGVIGGVIASGLRGMTNDVYFQIALLTTLGLTTKNAILIVQFAKAGLEKGMGLIEATLEGAKLRFRPIVMTSLAFGCGVLPLAITTGAGAGAQNAIGTGVLGGMITGTVLVIIFAPLFYVLVEKAFGKSRIRKAAKTAGLNAAQGKRL; via the coding sequence TTCTCGGTGCTCGTGATTTTCCTGGTGCTGGCGGCGCTTTACGAGAGCTGGACCATCCCCTTTGCCATCCTGCTGGTTTTACCGCTGGGCGTGATCGGCGGCGTCATCGCCTCCGGCCTGCGGGGAATGACCAATGATGTTTATTTTCAGATCGCGCTCCTGACCACGCTGGGTTTGACAACCAAGAACGCGATTCTGATCGTCCAGTTCGCCAAGGCCGGGCTGGAAAAGGGCATGGGGCTGATTGAAGCCACGCTGGAAGGGGCCAAGCTGAGATTCAGGCCGATCGTCATGACCTCGCTGGCTTTCGGCTGCGGCGTTCTGCCCCTGGCCATCACCACCGGCGCGGGCGCGGGCGCCCAGAATGCAATCGGCACGGGCGTACTGGGAGGCATGATCACGGGCACCGTGCTGGTAATCATCTTCGCCCCGCTCTTTTATGTTCTGGTTGAAAAAGCTTTCGGAAAAAGCAGAATACGCAAGGCGGCCAAAACAGCCGGCCTCAATGCCGCGCAAGGGAAACGGTTATGA